The DNA sequence TCGTTTCTTTTATTGCCCTTTCAAACTTCTCTTTAACTTCCTCATTTCCTCGCAATACCCAAATCAGCACATCAGTATCTATAACTATCAATCCTTTCCCCTCTCCTTAACTCCCTAACGAAAGTTTCAACATCTATCTGTTTATCTTTCCAGGTACCAAAAGCTCTGCCAAGAACTCTTAAAAGTTTTTCTTCTCTCACACTTTCTTCTTTAAAAACTTTTCTCAACTTCTCAACCATTATCTCAGAAACCGTCTTACCAGTCCTTTTGCTCTCTTCACTAAGTAAGGAAAAAAGCTCCTCATCTAAACTTATCTGCATCTGCTTCATCATATTCCCCACAATTATTTATACCTATAGATTAATCCTCAAGCACCACACCTGCAAAGATTATACCCCCACTATTTGCCTCACAAAAAAAGTATTATACATTTTGTTAGCCGACACCCCCTAAAAGCGAGGCTGAAAGATGGGAAAAAAACTCCTTATCGTAGAGTCACCTGCCAAAGCCAAAACGATTCAAAGATACTTAGGCAAAGACTTCATAGTCAAAGCGTCTATGGGACACGTAATTGACCTGCCAGAAAAAGAGTTCGGCGTTGACATAGAAAAAGACTTTAAACCAAAATACGTAACGATAAAAGGAAAGGACAAAATACTCAAAGAGATAAAGAAAACGGCAAAAGAAGCAGAAGCCGTTTACCTTGCAACAGACCCGGATAGAGAAGGAGAAGCGATAAGCTGGCACATAGCCAACGCCCTTAAAAGGTTGAAAAAAGACGGCATATATAGAGTCCGCTTTCACGAAATAACGAAAAAAGCTATAGCTGAAGCCGTTAAAAACCCGGATAAAATAGACGAAAACAAAGTAAACGCCCAGCAGGCACGCAGAATATTGGACAGAATCGTCGGCTACACGATTTCTCCTCTCCTCTCAAAAAGGTTCAAAAAAGCTCTCTCAGCAGGTAGAGTTCAGTCAGCAGCGCTAAGGCTCATCTGCGACAGAGAAGAAGAAATCAGAAAGTTCGTTCCAAAAGAATACTGGACCGTTGAAGCCACATTTGAAAAGGAAAAGAGCGAGTTCCCGGCAAAACTCTACGCCGTTGACGGCAAAAAGTTAGACAAGTTCTCAATAGAAAACGAAAAACAGGCTAAAGAGTTAGTTGAAAGGGCAAAATCCGCAGCGTTCACAGTTACCCGCGTTGAAAAAAAGGAAAGGCGCAGAAAACCCTATCCGCCTTTTATCACCTCAACGCTCCAGCAGGAAGCTTCAAAACGGTTCGGATTTCCAGCAAAAATGACCATGCAGATAGCCCAGCAACTCTACGAAGGTATAGACTTAGGAAGCGAAAGGGTAGGTTTAATTACCTACATGAGAACGGACTCAACGAGAGTGTCGGACGAAGCAGTTAAAGAAGCAAGAAAGTTCATAAAAGAAGCGTTCGGCAAAGAATCCTTGCCTTCAAAAGCAAGAGTTTACGAAACAAAAAGCGCCAGCGCACAGGACGCCCACGAAGCGATAAGACCAACTTCCGTTTTCAGAACGCCAGAAAGCGTAAAGAAGTACTTAACGCCAGAACAATTCAAGCTCTACGACCTAATCTGGCGCAGATTTGTAGCTTCACAGATGAAAGACGCCGTTTTCAACACCGTATCTACAGACATAGAAGGCAACGGTCTTACCTTCAGAGCAACCGGAAGCACGCTAAAAGATGAAGGCTTCCTTAAGGTTTATCCGGTAGAAGTAGAAGAAAAGCTCCTGCCGCCGCTGGAAAAAGGCAATTCAGTTAACCTCAAAGAAGTTAAAGGCGTTCAGCACTTTACAGAACCGCCCCCAAGGTTCACAGAAGGAACGTTAGTAAAGGCGTTAGAAGAGGAAGGAATCGGCAGACCATCAACTTATGCCACAATCATCTCAAACATCATCCAAAGAGGCTACGTTGACAAAGAAAAGCAGAAGCTAAAACCGACAGAATTAGGCGAGTTCATCAACTCCATACTTAAAAAGCTGTTCCCAAGAATAGTTGACATAAAGTTTACCGCCTCCATTGAGGAAGAGCTGGACAAAATAGAAGAAGGAAAAAAAGACTGGAAAGAACTGCTGAAAGAGTTCTACTTCGGAGAGTTTAAGAAAGTTTTAGAAAATGCAGAAAAAGAGCTTAAAAACATAAAGGGCGAAGAAATAGGAAGAATTTGCCCCGAATGTGGCGCTCCGCTTTTAAAAATTCACGGGCGCTACGGAGCGTTTATAGCCTGTTCAAACTACCCAGAGTGCAAGTACAAAGAAAGCCTAAAAGAAAAAGAGGAAAAGACAGGAGAAAAGTGTCCTAAGTGCGGCGGTGAACTGGTGATAAAGAAAGGAAGGTTTGGAAGGTTTATAGCCTGTTCCAACTATCCAGAATGTAAGTACACTGCCCCCATCACTTATGGAAAGTGCCCAAAGTGTGGCGAAGGAGAAATAGTAGAAAGGAGAAGCAAAAAAGGTAGAATATTCTACGGCTGCAGCAGGTATCCGAACTGCGACTACGTTTCAAACAAACCGCCAGAGGGAGCGAAGAAATGAAAATAGCAATCGTTTCTGATTCCCACGACAATTTAGAGAAAATCAAGCGCTTCACTGAGATTGTGAATAAAGAATCCGTTGACCTCGTAATCCACTGCGGAGATTTTGTCTCTCCGTTTTCCATTAAGCTTCTGCTGTCAGAATTAAAGTGCGATTTTTACGGGGTTTTCGGCAACAACGACGGAGAAATTGCAGGACTTATCTCCGTTTCCGGTGGACTTATAGAGAAACCACCCGCTTTAAAGGTCATAGACAACAAAAAATTCGCCATAATGCATGAACCTTTATTCGTTGAAAGCCTCGCTAAATCGGGCGACTTTGACTACATCCTCTACGGGCATACTCACGAAATAGATACGAGAGTGATAAACGGCTGCCAGGTTATAAATCCAGGAGAGTTGTGCGGTTATTTAACGGGAAAATCCACGTTTGCTATACTTGATACTTTACAAAACGTAATTGAGGTGAGAGAGGTTTAATGGAAGCAGTAAAAGTAATAGAAAAGTTACTGCTGAGGGATTGCGCAGTAAAGGAAGAACCTTCTCACCACGATTGCTGCATAGTAACAACGTCTTCTATCGTCTGGAGATTATCTTCTCTATTTCCCGAAAGCTATATCATCGCAAACTCTGCCGTTCAGGCGTTCCCGAACCTGACATCAATCTACTACGCCGTCAAAGAGCTTTCCGTTCCTTTAGTGGCAATTGCAGGTTCCTCCGCACTTGACCTTGAGAAGTTCGTTTCCTTTGAGTTTCAGGCATCTGAAGTGGAGTTTAAACTACTAAAGAAAATCTACGAAGAAAACTCCGACATAATAGTTTCACTCTACGAAGAGGACGAAAAGAGCCGAAAAGCAGCCTTAATGGAAATAAACATAGACGTCCAGATAGAAAAACTCCTCTCCATCCCCGAACTTTCAGAAAAAATAGAAAAGAAAGAACTGCTGCTGTGCGGTTTCGTTTTAGATGAAGCCTGCGTTTACGGAGAAAGAAGCGGTTTCTACCTGATAAACCTTAACGGTCTCAAAGACCCGGAAGAGATAAGAAACAGCGACCTGCTTTCCAGCATTCCAGAATCATTAAAGGAAAGAAAGATAAAAAGAATTCACCTGCAGTTTTAACGAAAATTTAACGTCTAACTGGTAGAATTAGCACTATACCTGTAAGG is a window from the Desulfurobacterium pacificum genome containing:
- a CDS encoding carbonic anhydrase, translated to MEAVKVIEKLLLRDCAVKEEPSHHDCCIVTTSSIVWRLSSLFPESYIIANSAVQAFPNLTSIYYAVKELSVPLVAIAGSSALDLEKFVSFEFQASEVEFKLLKKIYEENSDIIVSLYEEDEKSRKAALMEINIDVQIEKLLSIPELSEKIEKKELLLCGFVLDEACVYGERSGFYLINLNGLKDPEEIRNSDLLSSIPESLKERKIKRIHLQF
- the topA gene encoding type I DNA topoisomerase is translated as MGKKLLIVESPAKAKTIQRYLGKDFIVKASMGHVIDLPEKEFGVDIEKDFKPKYVTIKGKDKILKEIKKTAKEAEAVYLATDPDREGEAISWHIANALKRLKKDGIYRVRFHEITKKAIAEAVKNPDKIDENKVNAQQARRILDRIVGYTISPLLSKRFKKALSAGRVQSAALRLICDREEEIRKFVPKEYWTVEATFEKEKSEFPAKLYAVDGKKLDKFSIENEKQAKELVERAKSAAFTVTRVEKKERRRKPYPPFITSTLQQEASKRFGFPAKMTMQIAQQLYEGIDLGSERVGLITYMRTDSTRVSDEAVKEARKFIKEAFGKESLPSKARVYETKSASAQDAHEAIRPTSVFRTPESVKKYLTPEQFKLYDLIWRRFVASQMKDAVFNTVSTDIEGNGLTFRATGSTLKDEGFLKVYPVEVEEKLLPPLEKGNSVNLKEVKGVQHFTEPPPRFTEGTLVKALEEEGIGRPSTYATIISNIIQRGYVDKEKQKLKPTELGEFINSILKKLFPRIVDIKFTASIEEELDKIEEGKKDWKELLKEFYFGEFKKVLENAEKELKNIKGEEIGRICPECGAPLLKIHGRYGAFIACSNYPECKYKESLKEKEEKTGEKCPKCGGELVIKKGRFGRFIACSNYPECKYTAPITYGKCPKCGEGEIVERRSKKGRIFYGCSRYPNCDYVSNKPPEGAKK
- a CDS encoding metallophosphoesterase translates to MKIAIVSDSHDNLEKIKRFTEIVNKESVDLVIHCGDFVSPFSIKLLLSELKCDFYGVFGNNDGEIAGLISVSGGLIEKPPALKVIDNKKFAIMHEPLFVESLAKSGDFDYILYGHTHEIDTRVINGCQVINPGELCGYLTGKSTFAILDTLQNVIEVREV